The Flavobacterium sp. K5-23 genome segment TACAAAAAGAACTTCTAGCGTTACTTTTATAAATAGTATAGTGATAATTTTGTTTCACTTTTTAGAAAGTAGTAATATGGAAAATAATAACCTATCTAAGCATCATTATTTTTACTCTGTTGGATTAAGCTATAAAAAAGCAGACGCCGATATGAGAGGGAAATTTAGTCTTGATGCATCAGCAATAATACGTTTACTTGAGCAGGCAAAAAGCGAAGGAATAGAAAGCCTAATCGTAAGTTCTACTTGTAATCGTACAGAAATTTACGGATTTGCTGAGCACCCTTTTCAATTGATAAAATTGATTTGTGAAAATAGTAACGGTACTGTTGAAGAGTTTCAAAAAGTAGGTTTTGTATATAAAAATCAAGAAGCGATAAGCCATATGTTTCGTGTAGGAACAGGTTTAGACAGTCAGATTTTAGGAGATTTTGAAATCATTTCTCAAATAAAAAGCAGCTTTATCCAATCTAAAGCAATGGGATTAGCTAATAATTTCATGGAACGTTTAGTAAATGCGGTTATTCAGGCCAGCAAAAAAATCAAAACAGATACCGAAATAAGTTCAGGGGCTACTTCAGTCTCTTTTGCCTCTGTTCAGTACATCATTAAAAACGTTGAAAACATCGGTAATAAAAACATCTTGTTGTTTGGTACCGGTAAAATAGGGAGAAACACCTGTGAAAACTTGGTAAAACACACCAAAAACGAGCATATTACCTTAATTAACAGAACGAAGGACAAGGCCGAAAGATTAGCTGGAAAACTAAATTTAATAGTAAAAGATTATTCTGAATTGCATCTGGAACTTCAAAAAGCAGATGTGGTGGTTGTTGCAACGGGAGCTCAAAACCCTACGGTTGACAAAGCCATACTGAATTTAAAAAAGCCATTGTTGATTTTAGATTTATCGATTCCTAAAAACGTACATGAAAATGTGGCCGATTTAGAAGGAGTTACTTTAATCCATATGGATCATTTGTCTCAAATGACAGATGAAACCTTAGAGAACAGAAAAAATCATATTCCTGCAGCCGAGGCAATTATCGAAGAAATAAAAGAAGAATTTAATATTTGGACCAAAGGAAGAAAATTTGCTCCAACAATCAATGCGCTTAAAGAAAAACTGAATGCCATTAAAAATTCTGAATTGGATTTCCAAAGCAGAAAAATCGTTGGCTTCAATGAAGAACAAGCTGAAATTATAAGCGCAAGAATCATTCAAAAAATAACCACACACTTTGCTAACCACTTAAAAGATGATGACACTATGGTGGATGAAAGCATCGAGTGGATTGAAAAAGTTTTTAAAATAGGTGTTTTAGCAAAATAAAAATTGATAACATTAAGAAATTAAGATACATTTAGTGTTTTAACTATCTTAAAATTCAAATTTATGACGCAGAAGCAAGTTACACAACTGTCTTACGAAATAACAGGTTTTGCCATTAAAGTACACAAAAATCTAGGGCCTGGACTTTTAGAAAGCGTTTATGAACAATGTTTGAAATTTGAGTTAGAAAAAAATGGTTATGAAGTAAAACAGCAATTGATTGTTAAGATTGATTACGATGGTCTCGAATTAGAATCAAATTTAAGGATAGATCTTTTAGTAAACGATTGTATAGTTGTGGAATTAAAAGCGATAGAAAATGTGTTACCAATTCATGAAGCTCAATTATTGACTTATATGAAGTTACTTGAAAAACCTCAAGGGTTGCTAATTAATTTTAATACAATGAATATAACAAAATCATTAAAACCCCTTGTGAATGAATATTTTTCAAGATTGGATAGTTATTGAAAAGGAACTTAATGCTCCTTAACTTCTTAATGGTTTAATAAAAAATCAAATGATTATTTATCATTTGTAAAAACAAAAATGGCAGAAAAAACAATACGAATAGGAACTCGCGATAGCGAACTCGCGCTTTGGCAAGCTCATACAGTAGAAAAAAAACTGAATGATTTAGGATATAAAACCGAAATTGTTGCCGTAAAATCTACGGGAGATATCATCCTTGATAAACCTCTTTACGAACTTGGAATCACCGGAATTTTCACTAAAACGCTCGATGTTGCCATGATCACCGGTCAGGTGGATATCGCAGTGCATTCTATGAAAGATGTTCCTACGGCTTTGCCTATAGGGATTGTCCAAGCCGCAGTTTTAGAAAGAGCAAATACAGTTGATGTGTTGGCCTATAAAGAAAATTTAGATTTTTTGGAATCGAATGGAACTATTGCTACCGGAAGTTTACGACGCCAAGCTCAATGGTTAAATAGATACCCAAATCATAAAGTAGTTGATTTAAGAGGGAATGTTAATTTGCGTATGCGAAAATTAGCAGACAATGACTGGAATGGCGCTGTGTTTGCAGCAGCCGGACTGGAAAGAATAAATCTTAAATCCGAAAACCAAATTGCTTTGGACTGGATGATTCCAGCTCCTGCACAAGGCGCAATGTTAGTTGTAGCTATGGGAAATGACAATTTTACTTTGGATGCCTTATCGCATTTAAATGATATAGAAACTGAGATAGCCACTTATATTGAACGTCAGTTTTTGAAAACATTAGAAGGTGGTTGTACGGCTCCTATTGGTGCTTTGGCAAAATATAATGAAGAAGAGGACACTATCCATTTTCAAGGTGCTTTATTCTCATTAGACGGAAAAGAAAAAATTGAAATCGATAAAATTGTTCCTATCGAAGAATGGAAAAAATTAGGTTTCTATTCAGCACAGGAAATTTTAAATAATGGAGGAACAAAATTGATGACGGAAATTAAAAATAATTTGAAGAAATAATGAGCCAAATAAGCATTTTATCAACCAAAACATTGTCAACTGAACAAAGGCAAGCATTTCTTGAGGCTAATTTAGATGTTTTAGAACAAGATTTCATCGAAATAAAAAACAACATTTTCGAATTGAATAAAATCAACACTAATTTGATTTTTAGTAGTCAAAATGCTGTTTTAAGTTTAATGGAACAAAACGATTGGGAAGTTCTTAAAACTAAAAGTGTTTTTTGTGTTGGAATTAAAACCAAAGAATTACTTGAATTGAATGGTTTTCAAGTGGATGTTTATATGGATTATGCATCTGAACTGGCTGAAATTATTACTTTAATTTATAACAAGGAAAGTTATACTTTTTTAAGCGGGAATTTGCGCAAGGAAACGTTGCCGAAAGCGTTAAAAAGAGGAGGAATAACATTTAATGAAATAGAAGTTTATCAAACCAAGTTAGCGCCTTTCAAAATATCGGATAAAGAGAAATTTGATGGAATTATGTTTTTCAGCCCATCTGCCGTTGAAAGTTATTTGACAAACAACAAAATCAAGAACGAAATTTGTTTTTGCGTAGGCAATACTACGGCAAAAACATTAGAAACAAATAAAATTAAAAACATTGTAATTGCCGAAACACCTACAATTGAAGAGGTGATTGAGGAAGTTATTGAATATTATAAAACAGAAAGTATCTAGCATTCAGCTAAAATTAAAGTATATGATAAAGAACGACTTATTTTTAAAAGCATTAAAAGGAGAAACAGTTGAACGCCCACCAGTTTGGATGATGCGTCAAGCAGGTAGATATTTACCGGAATTTATCGCATTGCGTGATAAATATGATTTTTTCACCCGTTGTCAAACTCCAGAATTAGCTGCTGAAATCACCGTACAACCCATTCGTAGAATTGCTCCAGATGCAGCTATTTTGTTTTCGGATATTTTGGTGATTCCACAAGCAATGGGAATTGAAGTGTTGATGAAAGAAAATTTTGGTCCGTTTTTGCCAAATCCTATTCGTACGATTCAGGATGTGGAAAAAGTAATTGTTCCTGATGTTCACGAAACGCTTGGTTACGTTTTTGATGCTATCAAATTGACGAAGGAAATGTTGAATGATGAGGTGCCGTTAATAGGTTTCGCAGGTTCTCCTTGGACAATTATGTGTTATGCAGTAGAAGGGCAAGGTTCTAAAAGCTTTGATAAAGCAAAAGGATTTTGTTTCCAATATCCTGAAGCAGCACACGTTTTATTGCAAAAAATTACCGATACCACTATTTTATACCTAAAAGAAAAAGTAAAAGCGGGAGTAAATGCCGTTCAAATTTTTGACTCTTGGGGAGGAATGTTATCACCAGTTGATTATCAAGAATTCTCTTGGAAATACATCAACCAGATTGTTGAGGCATTGGCCGATGATGCTCCGGTAATTGTTTTCGGAAAAGGATGCTGGTTCGCTCTAGGCGAAATGGGAAAAAGTAGAGCTTCTGCATTAGGAGTTGACTGGACTTGTTCACCAAGAAACGCT includes the following:
- the hemE gene encoding uroporphyrinogen decarboxylase — translated: MIKNDLFLKALKGETVERPPVWMMRQAGRYLPEFIALRDKYDFFTRCQTPELAAEITVQPIRRIAPDAAILFSDILVIPQAMGIEVLMKENFGPFLPNPIRTIQDVEKVIVPDVHETLGYVFDAIKLTKEMLNDEVPLIGFAGSPWTIMCYAVEGQGSKSFDKAKGFCFQYPEAAHVLLQKITDTTILYLKEKVKAGVNAVQIFDSWGGMLSPVDYQEFSWKYINQIVEALADDAPVIVFGKGCWFALGEMGKSRASALGVDWTCSPRNARYLSGGNITLQGNFDPSRLLSPIPVIKKMVHEMIDEFGKDKYIVNLGHGILPNIPVDHAKAFIDAVKEYKQ
- a CDS encoding GxxExxY protein, coding for MTQKQVTQLSYEITGFAIKVHKNLGPGLLESVYEQCLKFELEKNGYEVKQQLIVKIDYDGLELESNLRIDLLVNDCIVVELKAIENVLPIHEAQLLTYMKLLEKPQGLLINFNTMNITKSLKPLVNEYFSRLDSY
- the hemA gene encoding glutamyl-tRNA reductase, yielding MENNNLSKHHYFYSVGLSYKKADADMRGKFSLDASAIIRLLEQAKSEGIESLIVSSTCNRTEIYGFAEHPFQLIKLICENSNGTVEEFQKVGFVYKNQEAISHMFRVGTGLDSQILGDFEIISQIKSSFIQSKAMGLANNFMERLVNAVIQASKKIKTDTEISSGATSVSFASVQYIIKNVENIGNKNILLFGTGKIGRNTCENLVKHTKNEHITLINRTKDKAERLAGKLNLIVKDYSELHLELQKADVVVVATGAQNPTVDKAILNLKKPLLILDLSIPKNVHENVADLEGVTLIHMDHLSQMTDETLENRKNHIPAAEAIIEEIKEEFNIWTKGRKFAPTINALKEKLNAIKNSELDFQSRKIVGFNEEQAEIISARIIQKITTHFANHLKDDDTMVDESIEWIEKVFKIGVLAK
- the hemC gene encoding hydroxymethylbilane synthase encodes the protein MAEKTIRIGTRDSELALWQAHTVEKKLNDLGYKTEIVAVKSTGDIILDKPLYELGITGIFTKTLDVAMITGQVDIAVHSMKDVPTALPIGIVQAAVLERANTVDVLAYKENLDFLESNGTIATGSLRRQAQWLNRYPNHKVVDLRGNVNLRMRKLADNDWNGAVFAAAGLERINLKSENQIALDWMIPAPAQGAMLVVAMGNDNFTLDALSHLNDIETEIATYIERQFLKTLEGGCTAPIGALAKYNEEEDTIHFQGALFSLDGKEKIEIDKIVPIEEWKKLGFYSAQEILNNGGTKLMTEIKNNLKK
- a CDS encoding uroporphyrinogen-III synthase; translation: MSQISILSTKTLSTEQRQAFLEANLDVLEQDFIEIKNNIFELNKINTNLIFSSQNAVLSLMEQNDWEVLKTKSVFCVGIKTKELLELNGFQVDVYMDYASELAEIITLIYNKESYTFLSGNLRKETLPKALKRGGITFNEIEVYQTKLAPFKISDKEKFDGIMFFSPSAVESYLTNNKIKNEICFCVGNTTAKTLETNKIKNIVIAETPTIEEVIEEVIEYYKTESI